The following proteins are co-located in the Massilia litorea genome:
- a CDS encoding caspase family protein: MTNSFLRVLALLTVLLLGGCAASQMHGYEPTYYSYNVPQPLLDAVRLKLRQNGLVDAGIVRDSTGRVRLAGSYANEDEVDRAFVIVQSIVGIKSTSPFYPENVKLTRWESEASRALAANTTASRADTRPGRRIAFVVGINTFKDSKHFKPVPGEDDARVVMRSAEKAGYSVISLLGSQATKAAIEAALARVERDLRPQDSLFIYVSTHGTQPLPTPQGGDNRRMSIVAWDSGDASINNEPDYYLNLQRTAVSDTLVQQLAKKPTRNTRILIDTCYSGEMLRGLPDASGGYIARTNHGAPERAGISLASWTGPAFTAKGIRQAFEGPPADLGKGKAARTTLADELGSERAYTIITATSEGEQSLAPGNPDSTFTLGARQLKGSFFTQAFFAYLDEAQGHVEPAFEKAREFTRNKAQEVSRGERTQVPRHFATQSADRNSL, encoded by the coding sequence ATGACCAATTCCTTCCTGCGCGTGCTGGCGCTGTTGACGGTGCTGCTGCTCGGCGGCTGCGCCGCGAGCCAGATGCACGGCTACGAACCTACCTATTATTCCTATAACGTTCCGCAGCCGCTGCTCGACGCGGTCCGGCTGAAGCTGCGCCAGAATGGACTCGTCGACGCAGGCATCGTGCGCGACAGCACGGGCCGCGTCCGCCTTGCAGGCAGTTACGCCAACGAGGACGAGGTCGACCGTGCTTTCGTCATCGTCCAGTCCATCGTCGGCATCAAGTCGACCTCGCCGTTCTACCCGGAGAACGTCAAGCTGACGCGCTGGGAGAGCGAGGCGAGCCGGGCGCTCGCGGCGAACACGACGGCAAGCCGTGCCGACACGCGTCCGGGCCGCCGCATTGCGTTTGTGGTCGGCATCAATACCTTCAAGGACAGCAAGCACTTCAAGCCGGTGCCCGGCGAGGACGATGCGCGCGTCGTGATGCGTTCGGCCGAAAAGGCCGGCTACAGCGTGATTTCCCTGCTGGGGAGCCAGGCCACGAAGGCGGCGATCGAGGCGGCGCTGGCCCGCGTCGAACGCGACTTGCGGCCACAGGACAGCCTGTTCATCTACGTTTCCACGCACGGCACCCAGCCCCTGCCGACGCCGCAAGGCGGCGACAACCGCAGGATGTCGATCGTCGCGTGGGATTCGGGTGACGCCAGCATCAACAACGAGCCGGACTACTACCTCAACCTGCAGCGCACCGCCGTGTCCGATACGCTGGTCCAGCAGCTGGCGAAGAAGCCGACCAGGAACACGCGCATCCTGATCGACACCTGCTACAGCGGCGAAATGCTGCGAGGCTTGCCCGATGCCAGCGGCGGATATATTGCACGCACCAACCATGGCGCGCCGGAACGGGCGGGTATTTCGCTCGCGTCGTGGACCGGTCCCGCCTTTACCGCAAAAGGCATTCGCCAGGCGTTCGAAGGCCCGCCGGCCGACCTGGGCAAGGGCAAGGCCGCGCGCACCACCCTGGCCGACGAACTCGGCAGCGAGCGCGCCTACACCATCATCACGGCCACCAGCGAAGGCGAGCAATCGCTGGCGCCCGGCAATCCGGACAGCACGTTCACGCTCGGCGCACGCCAGCTCAAGGGCTCATTCTTCACCCAGGCTTTCTTCGCCTATCTCGACGAGGCACAAGGGCATGTCGAGCCTGCATTCGAGAAGGCCCGCGAATTTACCCGCAACAAGGCGCAGGAAGTCAGCCGCGGCGAACGGACCCAGGTACCACGCCATTTCGCCACGCAATCGGCGGACCGCAATTCGCTCTGA
- a CDS encoding DUF4384 domain-containing protein: MKKAITVATLLLLSGAASAQEGYSAKSLFFGEDGSVVAASTGKKPVPAASAPVLAKNEAKPKQKKSLAPRQIGASYFIRLKGEDGSTRDVLANRTFRSGDRFQLGVKVNRPSYVYVLNQDPDGNLAQIFPVAGQDNYVNAMGTVFLPARGAFEFDAKPGAEQLLVFLSPTPMNGGVNELVGRTQPDLDAGLVAGATCNGGAERMASAPATLDGPAFASKAITFKEDSGATCGAARPAYASKAVVFSDDPEPGQGGQVASYVVKKPGAKSDKNLFLKIKLAHE; encoded by the coding sequence ATGAAAAAAGCAATCACCGTAGCGACTCTTCTGCTCCTGTCGGGCGCAGCCTCGGCGCAGGAGGGCTATAGCGCCAAGTCGCTGTTTTTCGGCGAAGACGGCAGCGTCGTTGCCGCCTCGACCGGCAAGAAGCCGGTACCTGCCGCCAGTGCGCCCGTGCTGGCAAAAAACGAGGCCAAGCCAAAACAAAAGAAGAGCCTGGCACCGCGCCAGATCGGGGCCAGCTACTTCATCCGCCTCAAAGGCGAAGACGGCTCGACGCGCGACGTCCTGGCCAACCGTACCTTCAGGAGCGGTGACCGCTTCCAGCTGGGCGTCAAGGTGAACCGGCCTTCGTACGTCTATGTGCTGAACCAGGACCCGGACGGCAACCTGGCGCAAATCTTCCCGGTCGCCGGGCAGGACAACTATGTCAATGCGATGGGAACGGTCTTCCTGCCGGCGCGCGGCGCGTTCGAATTCGATGCGAAGCCGGGTGCCGAGCAGCTGCTGGTCTTCCTCTCGCCGACGCCGATGAACGGCGGCGTCAACGAACTGGTCGGCAGGACACAGCCCGACCTCGACGCGGGCCTGGTGGCCGGCGCCACCTGCAACGGCGGCGCCGAGCGCATGGCATCCGCACCGGCCACGCTCGATGGCCCGGCATTCGCTTCGAAAGCCATCACCTTCAAGGAGGACAGCGGCGCGACCTGCGGCGCGGCACGGCCGGCCTATGCGTCGAAGGCCGTCGTCTTCAGCGACGACCCCGAGCCTGGCCAGGGTGGACAGGTTGC